In Paenibacillus kyungheensis, the following are encoded in one genomic region:
- a CDS encoding transporter substrate-binding domain-containing protein produces the protein MKKKTGLTVLTLWAVVWMLVLSGCASVSESSGGSAGGTSSASDSNNATASTGGVKKIIVGTGTAFPNVCFIDENGKLTGYDVELVREIDKRLPDVEFEFKTMEFSNLLLSLETNKIDFVAHQMETNPEREQKYLFNKVPYSIFLNRVAVAKDNNAIKGLDDLVGKKVLTGATSNAAYLLNEYNKTHNNGIDVVYSSGAANDTVQQIVSGRVDATITTDFANRFNTDADGNVALKTVGEPLNQSNVFFVFRKDEQPLADEIDQAITEIKADGTLKKLSEQWLGDDFTKTLEEAKVTK, from the coding sequence ATGAAGAAAAAAACAGGATTAACAGTACTTACATTATGGGCAGTTGTTTGGATGCTGGTACTATCGGGTTGCGCATCTGTTAGCGAATCAAGTGGAGGTTCAGCAGGAGGAACATCTTCTGCATCAGATAGCAATAATGCAACAGCGTCTACAGGTGGTGTTAAAAAAATTATCGTCGGTACAGGTACAGCCTTTCCGAATGTCTGCTTTATTGATGAAAATGGCAAGCTTACTGGATACGATGTGGAATTGGTACGTGAGATCGATAAACGTCTACCAGATGTAGAATTTGAATTTAAAACGATGGAATTCTCAAATCTGTTACTAAGCTTAGAAACAAACAAAATAGATTTTGTCGCTCACCAGATGGAGACGAATCCTGAACGTGAACAAAAATATCTATTTAACAAAGTGCCATACAGCATTTTCCTTAATCGTGTAGCTGTTGCGAAAGACAATAATGCGATTAAAGGATTAGATGATCTGGTTGGGAAAAAAGTGCTTACAGGAGCTACAAGTAATGCGGCTTACCTACTTAATGAATATAACAAGACACATAACAACGGTATAGATGTTGTCTATAGTAGTGGAGCAGCCAATGATACTGTTCAACAAATCGTATCAGGACGGGTAGATGCCACGATCACGACAGATTTTGCTAATCGTTTCAATACAGATGCAGACGGTAATGTAGCACTCAAAACAGTCGGTGAACCGTTAAATCAATCCAATGTCTTTTTCGTGTTCCGCAAAGATGAGCAACCTCTTGCAGATGAGATCGATCAAGCGATCACAGAAATCAAAGCAGATGGAACACTCAAAAAATTAAGCGAACAATGGTTAGGTGACGATTTTACCAAAACGCTAGAAGAAGCCAAAGTAACCAAATAA